The Streptomyces avermitilis MA-4680 = NBRC 14893 genome contains a region encoding:
- a CDS encoding DUF3068 domain-containing protein, with the protein MRRTASPVSLILLGLGTFLLVLAPLLAWYVKPRAAVNPIDIDTTAVYTGTGSVFDVDKVDTVAGQKITVTQRVRGNVADSERSGKAVWDVTTTVDTDKSLPAADPHDALEFMPGRWVTDRKTNRPAHCCREKPYFEGDAYLKFPFDVRKHAYRWWDNSLGATVTLTYSGVKKIQGYEGYRFTGTVPATRTGTRLVPGALVGRPKSSQVLAEEWYANHGIELVADQRTGRVLYAQVGPRKTLRAPGAKKDAVVLLDSRKIAFTAATQKDQVEQAKKESGQLRMVGRTLPIGAGVAGFVLAVVGAVLVVRGRSHPDTSESSPPPPTI; encoded by the coding sequence ATGCGCCGAACCGCCTCACCCGTCTCCTTGATCCTGCTGGGCCTCGGGACGTTCCTCCTCGTGCTGGCCCCGCTGCTCGCCTGGTACGTGAAACCGCGTGCCGCCGTGAATCCGATCGACATCGACACCACCGCCGTCTACACCGGCACCGGCAGCGTCTTCGACGTCGACAAGGTCGACACCGTGGCCGGCCAGAAGATCACCGTCACCCAGCGCGTGCGCGGGAACGTCGCCGACAGCGAGCGCAGCGGCAAGGCGGTCTGGGACGTGACGACCACCGTCGACACGGACAAGTCGCTGCCGGCCGCCGACCCGCACGACGCGCTGGAGTTCATGCCGGGCCGCTGGGTCACCGACCGGAAGACCAACCGGCCGGCGCACTGCTGCCGGGAGAAGCCCTACTTCGAGGGCGACGCCTATCTGAAGTTCCCCTTCGACGTGCGCAAACACGCCTACCGCTGGTGGGACAACTCCCTCGGCGCGACCGTGACCCTCACCTACTCGGGCGTCAAGAAGATCCAGGGCTACGAGGGTTACCGCTTCACCGGCACCGTGCCCGCGACGCGGACCGGAACCCGCCTGGTGCCGGGCGCCCTGGTGGGCCGCCCGAAGAGCAGCCAGGTACTGGCCGAGGAGTGGTACGCCAATCACGGGATCGAACTGGTCGCCGACCAGCGCACCGGACGGGTGCTCTACGCCCAGGTCGGGCCCCGCAAGACGCTGCGGGCGCCGGGCGCGAAGAAGGACGCGGTCGTCCTCCTCGACAGCCGGAAGATCGCCTTCACCGCGGCCACCCAGAAGGACCAGGTCGAGCAGGCGAAGAAGGAGAGTGGTCAACTGCGCATGGTGGGGCGGACGTTGCCCATCGGTGCCGGTGTGGCGGGATTCGTCCTCGCTGTGGTGGGTGCCGTTTTGGTGGTACGCGGGCGCTCACATCCCGATACGTCCGAGTCCTCCCCGCCTCCGCCCACGATATGA
- a CDS encoding helix-turn-helix domain-containing protein: MTARPSALPTRSAWRDVPRLQVRQFAALAMAEAPLLAEEILCEIRREYPHLPVVLDDSGEPMALVGIRRAIEVFVQHLETAEGRPRVPPEVFQEFGRGEGLNGRSLDSLQAIYRLGVRLAWRRFAEIGQQVEIPPPAMYELVDAGYEYLDGLVDQSVRGYAEAAARQAGERLRLQRRLMELLLAEHHRGDPADALAERAARVGWPLPDKVAVGVLLRPAREAVAPAVGQGVLLDMEYEQPHMVVPEPDAAGRPELLHRALTGWAGAIGPPVPLAEAAKSLRWAEAAVRLMERGLLPGGEVLHCTQHTEALVLLQPEELIDDLASRCLAPLAHCGPTHQRRLAETLLAWLETRGGAPEVAARLGVHPQTVRYRLRQIRELWGGEIDDPDRRFELELVLRTQRLRGELGGPRARR; encoded by the coding sequence GTGACCGCCCGTCCGTCGGCCCTGCCGACCCGTTCGGCCTGGCGGGATGTGCCGCGTCTCCAGGTGCGGCAGTTCGCGGCGCTCGCGATGGCCGAGGCACCCTTGCTCGCCGAGGAGATCCTGTGCGAGATCCGCCGTGAGTACCCGCATCTGCCCGTCGTTCTCGACGACTCCGGCGAGCCCATGGCACTGGTCGGCATCCGCCGCGCCATCGAGGTCTTCGTCCAGCACCTGGAGACCGCCGAGGGCCGCCCCCGCGTCCCTCCCGAGGTCTTCCAGGAGTTCGGCCGCGGCGAGGGACTGAACGGCCGCAGCCTCGACTCCCTCCAGGCGATCTACCGGCTCGGCGTACGCCTGGCCTGGCGCCGCTTCGCGGAGATCGGCCAGCAGGTCGAGATCCCGCCTCCGGCGATGTACGAACTGGTCGACGCGGGCTACGAGTATCTGGACGGCCTGGTGGACCAGTCCGTACGCGGCTACGCCGAGGCCGCGGCCCGGCAGGCGGGCGAGCGCCTGCGCCTTCAGCGGCGTCTCATGGAGCTGCTGCTCGCCGAGCACCACCGCGGCGACCCGGCCGACGCGCTCGCCGAGCGGGCCGCCCGGGTGGGCTGGCCGCTGCCCGACAAGGTCGCCGTGGGCGTACTGCTGCGTCCGGCGCGCGAGGCCGTCGCCCCCGCGGTCGGGCAGGGTGTACTGCTCGACATGGAGTACGAGCAGCCCCACATGGTCGTGCCGGAGCCGGACGCCGCCGGGCGTCCGGAGCTGCTGCACCGCGCCCTGACCGGCTGGGCGGGCGCGATCGGCCCGCCCGTCCCCCTGGCCGAGGCGGCGAAGTCGCTGCGCTGGGCGGAGGCGGCGGTACGGCTCATGGAGCGCGGGCTGCTGCCGGGCGGCGAGGTGCTGCACTGCACGCAGCACACGGAGGCGCTCGTCCTGTTGCAGCCGGAGGAGCTGATCGACGACCTGGCGTCACGGTGCCTGGCACCGCTGGCCCACTGCGGCCCCACGCACCAGCGCCGCCTCGCGGAGACACTGCTGGCCTGGCTGGAGACCCGGGGCGGGGCTCCGGAGGTCGCGGCCCGCCTGGGCGTCCACCCGCAGACCGTCCGCTACCGCCTCCGGCAGATCCGCGAACTGTGGGGCGGCGAGATCGACGACCCCGACCGCCGCTTCGAGCTGGAGCTGGTGCTGCGGACACAGCGGCTGCGCGGCGAACTCGGCGGCCCCAGGGCCCGCCGGTAG
- a CDS encoding IclR family transcriptional regulator translates to MGRLVPAVTRALDILELFLDGDGTLSAPDIVRRLQLPRTTVHELVTTLAARSYIVQVPGQPGRYRLGVRPYQLGSRYAEQLDLAAEGQQVARSVAETCDETVHVAILEGTDVIYIAKVDSTHAVRMVSAAGRRLPAHCTSVGKMLLASLSDPELTSRVPDGVELAAMTPNSITDPAVLREALAEIRSRGVAVENRESNPDVSCVAAPVRDRAGQVVAALSISIPMIRWSDERRVELEQLAVKGAAELSERLGHRSVG, encoded by the coding sequence GTGGGACGCCTCGTACCTGCCGTGACCCGGGCTCTCGACATTCTCGAGCTCTTCCTCGACGGGGACGGCACGCTCTCCGCCCCCGACATCGTGCGCAGACTCCAGCTGCCACGCACCACCGTGCACGAGCTGGTCACCACGCTCGCCGCCCGCTCCTACATCGTCCAGGTGCCGGGGCAGCCGGGACGCTACCGCCTCGGCGTCCGGCCGTACCAGCTCGGCAGCCGCTACGCCGAGCAGCTGGACCTCGCCGCAGAGGGCCAGCAGGTCGCCCGCTCCGTCGCCGAGACCTGCGACGAGACCGTGCACGTGGCGATCCTGGAGGGCACCGACGTCATCTACATCGCCAAGGTGGACTCCACGCACGCGGTGCGCATGGTCTCCGCCGCCGGCCGGCGCCTGCCCGCCCACTGCACGTCCGTGGGCAAGATGCTCCTCGCCTCCCTCTCCGACCCGGAGCTGACCTCGCGGGTCCCGGACGGCGTCGAACTGGCCGCGATGACACCGAACAGCATCACGGATCCGGCCGTCCTGCGCGAGGCCCTCGCCGAGATCCGCAGCCGGGGCGTGGCCGTGGAGAACCGGGAGTCCAATCCGGACGTCAGCTGCGTCGCCGCGCCCGTGCGCGACCGGGCGGGGCAGGTCGTCGCCGCGCTGTCCATCTCCATCCCGATGATCCGCTGGAGCGACGAGCGCCGGGTGGAGCTGGAGCAGCTCGCCGTGAAGGGCGCGGCCGAGCTGTCGGAGCGGCTCGGGCACCGGAGCGTGGGGTGA
- a CDS encoding SMP-30/gluconolactonase/LRE family protein has product MTGLDVAVRAHAALGEGPTWDTAAQRLIWVDILGSRVHTYDPASGRRTVLATEQHVGAAKPRAGGGLVVNLRDGVGLYGPEGPGGRDFRWLHREPVPGRRGNDAAVAADGSLWAGTMRYDEAPGGGTLSRLAPDGTARTVLDDVTISNGVGWSPDGRLMYFNDTPTRRIDVFDVDEDGRPVGRRTLATVEEGAGFPDGLTVDADGCVWVALWDGGVVRRYTPSGALDRVLELPVRRPTACAFGGAGLTDLYITTARTGLAAPHPMSGSLLVLPGAGKGLPQPAFAG; this is encoded by the coding sequence GTGACCGGCCTCGACGTCGCGGTACGCGCGCATGCGGCCCTCGGCGAAGGGCCGACCTGGGACACCGCCGCCCAGCGGCTGATCTGGGTCGACATCCTCGGGTCCAGGGTGCACACCTACGACCCCGCCTCCGGCCGTCGTACGGTCCTGGCGACCGAACAGCACGTGGGCGCCGCCAAGCCGCGCGCGGGCGGCGGCCTGGTGGTGAACCTCCGCGACGGCGTCGGCCTCTACGGGCCCGAGGGCCCCGGGGGCCGCGACTTCCGGTGGCTGCACCGCGAGCCCGTCCCCGGCCGCCGGGGCAACGACGCGGCGGTCGCGGCCGACGGCTCGCTGTGGGCGGGGACGATGCGCTACGACGAGGCGCCGGGCGGCGGCACGCTGTCCCGCCTCGCCCCCGACGGCACGGCCCGGACGGTGCTGGACGACGTCACCATCAGCAACGGCGTCGGCTGGAGCCCCGACGGACGGCTGATGTACTTCAACGACACGCCCACCCGTCGGATCGACGTCTTCGACGTGGACGAGGACGGGCGCCCGGTCGGCCGGCGGACGCTGGCGACCGTCGAGGAGGGCGCCGGATTCCCGGACGGCCTCACCGTCGACGCCGACGGCTGTGTGTGGGTGGCGCTGTGGGACGGCGGCGTGGTCCGCCGCTACACGCCGTCCGGCGCGCTGGACCGCGTGCTCGAACTCCCCGTGCGCCGCCCGACGGCCTGCGCGTTCGGCGGCGCCGGCCTGACCGACCTGTACATCACGACGGCCCGTACGGGCCTGGCCGCCCCGCACCCGATGTCCGGTTCGCTGCTGGTACTCCCCGGCGCCGGAAAGGGCCTGCCGCAACCGGCGTTCGCCGGCTAG
- a CDS encoding alpha-N-arabinofuranosidase: MRTARFALDPAFTVGEVDPRLFGSFVEHLGRCVYTGVFEPGHPAADEAGLRTDVLDLVRELGVTAIRYPGGNFVSGYKWEDSVGPVDERPRRLDLAWRSTETNRFGLSEYVAFLKKVGPQAEPMVAVNLGTRGVAEALELQEYANHPSGTALSDLRAAHGDKDPFGIRLWCLGNEMDGPWQTGHKTAEEYGRLAAETARAMRQIDPSVELVACGSSGQSMSTFAEWEATVLAETYDLVDHISLHAYYEPLDGDVDSFLASAVDMESFIENVVATCDHVGAKLKSKKRINLSFDEWNVWYLSRHEESALADPLDWPEAPRLLEDNYSVLDAVVFGSLLIALLRHADRVTVACLAQLVNVIAPIMTEPGGASWRQTTFFPFAQAARYGRGQVLDVRVDSPRYETKKYGEADLLHATAVRADDGTVTVFAVNRSRTEPLPLEVALNGLELTSVVEHSVLTDTDPDARNTLDDQERVAPRTVSGTALQDGTLTAALAPLSWNVIRLA, translated from the coding sequence ATGCGCACTGCCCGCTTCGCCCTCGACCCCGCCTTCACCGTCGGCGAGGTCGACCCCCGTCTCTTCGGATCCTTCGTCGAACACCTCGGCCGCTGCGTCTACACCGGAGTCTTCGAGCCGGGCCATCCCGCGGCCGACGAGGCGGGTCTGCGCACCGATGTGCTGGACCTCGTACGGGAGTTGGGAGTCACCGCGATCCGCTATCCCGGCGGCAACTTCGTCTCCGGCTACAAGTGGGAGGACTCGGTCGGCCCGGTCGACGAGCGCCCCCGCCGCCTCGACCTCGCCTGGCGCTCCACCGAGACCAACCGCTTCGGCCTCTCCGAGTACGTCGCCTTCCTGAAGAAGGTCGGCCCGCAGGCCGAGCCGATGGTGGCCGTCAACCTCGGCACGCGCGGGGTCGCCGAGGCCCTGGAACTCCAGGAGTACGCCAACCACCCCTCGGGCACCGCCCTGTCGGACCTGCGCGCGGCCCATGGCGACAAGGACCCCTTCGGCATCAGGCTGTGGTGCCTCGGCAACGAGATGGACGGGCCCTGGCAGACCGGCCACAAGACCGCCGAGGAGTACGGCCGCCTCGCCGCCGAGACCGCCCGCGCCATGCGCCAGATCGACCCCTCCGTCGAACTGGTCGCCTGCGGTTCTTCGGGCCAGTCCATGTCCACCTTCGCGGAGTGGGAGGCGACGGTCCTGGCGGAGACGTACGACCTGGTCGACCACATCTCCCTGCACGCGTATTACGAACCTCTCGACGGCGATGTGGACTCCTTCCTCGCCTCCGCCGTCGACATGGAGTCGTTCATCGAGAACGTCGTCGCGACCTGCGACCACGTGGGCGCGAAGCTCAAGTCGAAGAAGAGGATCAATCTCTCCTTCGACGAGTGGAACGTCTGGTACCTGTCCCGCCACGAGGAGTCCGCCCTGGCCGACCCGCTGGACTGGCCCGAGGCCCCGCGCCTCCTGGAGGACAACTACAGCGTGCTGGACGCGGTCGTCTTCGGCTCGCTCCTGATCGCGCTGCTGCGGCACGCGGACCGGGTGACCGTCGCGTGCCTCGCCCAGCTCGTCAACGTCATCGCGCCGATCATGACCGAGCCGGGCGGCGCGTCCTGGCGGCAGACGACGTTCTTCCCGTTCGCCCAGGCCGCCAGGTACGGGCGCGGACAGGTCCTCGACGTACGGGTGGACTCGCCGCGGTACGAGACGAAGAAGTACGGCGAGGCGGACCTGCTGCACGCCACGGCGGTCCGCGCGGACGACGGCACGGTCACGGTGTTCGCGGTCAACCGCAGCCGCACCGAGCCGCTGCCGCTCGAAGTGGCCCTGAACGGCCTGGAGTTGACGTCGGTCGTCGAACACAGCGTGCTGACGGACACCGACCCGGACGCCCGCAACACCCTCGACGACCAGGAGCGGGTCGCCCCGCGAACGGTCTCCGGGACCGCACTCCAGGACGGCACCCTGACCGCTGCCCTCGCGCCGCTGTCGTGGAACGTGATCCGGCTGGCGTGA
- a CDS encoding IPT/TIG domain-containing protein: MFTLALPTPPPLAQARGSGLSAAFAAGAVIPVGDTPGGIALTPTGTRAYVANHGSNTVSVLDTVTDTVIDTIATGGGPNAVAFSPDGTRAYVTVADDGLVSVIDTATNTIVTDIAVGAGATGVAVTPDGSRVYVTLQSSDTVGVIDTATNTVTASIPAAGTPLGLVITPDGTRAYVACLFANAVRVIDTATNTVIATIPVGPVPILLAVSPGGTHVYVTNVGNSTVSVIDTATSAVIATVGVSAQPRFAAVSPDGFHVYVANSGPDTVSVIDTATQTVVENIGVGDGPTGIALLPDGTRAYVTNAVAGTVGVMATTVIPDQGSTAGGTTVTLTGHHLANATAVHFGTAQAVITANTATSMTVTAPAGSGAVPVTVTTAGGTGTLGHFYYVPVPALSGINPAAGPVAGSDDEIVLTGRHLAGAIDVYFGTTRAVIQTVSDNQVTVRAAGAPAPGGTAVTVITAGGSAGGLSYTYLDPSTVTGVSPDSGPTTGGTEVTITGTGLAGTEQVTFNGIPAAFTVVSDSTLTATTPPSGAAGPVGVTVTGPGGAPAGTFTYVSEPDI; encoded by the coding sequence ATGTTCACCCTCGCCTTGCCTACGCCGCCGCCACTCGCCCAGGCCCGGGGCTCCGGATTGAGTGCCGCGTTCGCGGCAGGGGCCGTCATTCCCGTGGGCGACACCCCCGGGGGAATCGCTCTCACACCCACTGGGACCCGCGCTTACGTGGCCAATCACGGCTCGAACACGGTGAGTGTGCTCGACACCGTCACCGACACCGTCATCGACACCATCGCCACAGGGGGCGGGCCCAACGCCGTAGCGTTCAGCCCGGACGGTACCCGGGCGTATGTGACCGTCGCCGACGACGGCCTCGTCAGCGTGATCGACACCGCCACGAACACCATCGTCACGGACATCGCCGTCGGGGCGGGAGCGACGGGGGTGGCCGTCACTCCGGATGGCAGTCGCGTCTACGTGACCCTGCAGAGTTCGGACACGGTGGGTGTGATCGACACCGCCACCAACACCGTCACGGCCTCCATCCCGGCCGCGGGCACGCCACTCGGACTGGTCATCACCCCGGACGGGACGCGCGCCTACGTCGCATGTCTGTTCGCGAATGCCGTCAGAGTGATCGACACCGCCACCAACACCGTCATCGCCACGATCCCCGTCGGTCCGGTTCCCATCCTGCTGGCGGTCAGCCCCGGTGGGACACACGTCTACGTCACGAACGTCGGCAACTCGACGGTGAGCGTGATCGACACGGCCACGAGCGCCGTCATCGCCACCGTCGGCGTCAGTGCTCAGCCGCGCTTCGCGGCAGTGAGCCCGGACGGCTTCCACGTGTACGTGGCGAACTCCGGCCCGGACACGGTGAGTGTGATCGACACCGCCACCCAGACCGTCGTCGAGAACATCGGCGTGGGAGACGGTCCCACCGGCATCGCGCTCCTGCCCGACGGAACGCGCGCCTACGTGACCAACGCGGTGGCGGGCACGGTCGGTGTCATGGCGACGACCGTGATTCCCGACCAGGGCTCGACGGCAGGCGGGACCACCGTGACCCTCACCGGTCACCACCTGGCCAACGCCACCGCCGTGCACTTCGGCACCGCCCAGGCTGTCATCACCGCCAACACGGCGACCTCGATGACCGTCACCGCTCCCGCCGGATCCGGTGCCGTTCCCGTGACGGTCACCACCGCGGGTGGCACCGGCACCCTCGGACACTTCTACTACGTGCCGGTCCCCGCCCTCAGCGGCATCAACCCCGCAGCGGGTCCCGTCGCGGGCAGCGATGACGAGATCGTCCTCACCGGCCGTCATCTCGCCGGAGCCATCGACGTGTACTTCGGCACCACCCGAGCCGTCATCCAAACCGTCTCCGACAACCAGGTCACCGTCAGGGCCGCCGGCGCCCCCGCACCGGGCGGCACCGCCGTCACCGTGATCACCGCCGGTGGGAGCGCGGGCGGCCTGTCCTACACGTACCTCGACCCGTCCACCGTCACCGGCGTCAGCCCCGACTCGGGACCGACCACCGGCGGCACCGAGGTGACCATCACCGGCACCGGCCTGGCCGGCACCGAGCAGGTCACCTTCAACGGCATCCCGGCAGCCTTCACCGTCGTCTCCGACAGCACCCTGACCGCCACCACCCCGCCCAGTGGCGCCGCCGGCCCCGTCGGCGTCACCGTCACAGGCCCCGGCGGCGCCCCGGCCGGAACGTTCACCTACGTCTCCGAACCCGACATCTGA
- a CDS encoding LPXTG cell wall anchor domain-containing protein, whose protein sequence is MSTLVTPPRCATPARSLPAAGGPLSTALVCGGAALLPWMVVLARTLPATAEVRNWSSAWVGLDAALAVGLAGTGLLLRRRDRRHVLAAAATSALLVMDAWFDVLTARAGVELLTAGLLAVCVELPLAGVCARIAVRGLPGRDARSLAGPHRLPVER, encoded by the coding sequence ATGTCCACCCTTGTGACGCCGCCCCGTTGTGCGACGCCCGCCCGCTCTCTGCCGGCCGCCGGGGGTCCGCTGTCCACGGCGCTGGTGTGCGGGGGTGCCGCTCTTCTGCCGTGGATGGTGGTGCTCGCCAGGACGCTGCCCGCGACGGCGGAGGTACGGAACTGGTCTTCGGCATGGGTGGGCCTGGACGCGGCCCTCGCCGTCGGGCTGGCCGGTACGGGGCTGTTGCTGCGGCGCCGTGACCGGCGTCATGTCCTGGCTGCGGCGGCCACGTCGGCGCTGCTAGTGATGGACGCGTGGTTCGACGTCCTGACGGCCCGGGCGGGCGTCGAGTTGCTGACGGCCGGCCTGCTGGCCGTCTGTGTCGAGCTGCCGTTGGCGGGGGTGTGCGCGCGGATCGCGGTACGGGGACTGCCGGGCCGGGATGCACGCTCCCTGGCCGGCCCGCACCGGCTCCCGGTAGAGCGATAA
- a CDS encoding sensor histidine kinase, which translates to MASPASGRVRPQAKPPGPPRVSSARFRPRGGARYTPALNPTAWHRPDLAVYGCLMPTNGPRRRALDWAAAHAPWSAWAWRNTAFVTAGLPLALPAAAALWLALCAPWKTGTALLLMLLASGVLTALQRGRFWSLLELDVPRVPAPAPWYTWRGVTGRLRAESTWRQCAYHLVAAPLAAVGGVVVVAAWGVGLVCTLVLSWLWAVPLRASMPDWSRQYVPLTVLGVLLLLLTPWVAAAVVRLDTGAAAALLGPSRAGELRRRVEDLAVSRAGALDAADAERRRIERDLHDGAQQRLVSLAMNLGLARATLTDLPPEARRVIDEAHREAKEAIEELNNLVRGLHPAVLDDRGLDAALSGIAARAPLPVELTVDMAERPSPTVEAVAYFVVSETLTNVAKHARATRVGVRLRRRADRLRITVHDDGTGGADPAHGTGLAGLVKRVGSVDGTIEIDSPPGGPTLITVELPCVL; encoded by the coding sequence ATGGCGTCTCCTGCTTCCGGTCGGGTACGCCCTCAAGCCAAGCCGCCCGGCCCACCCCGGGTCAGTAGCGCACGGTTCCGACCCCGGGGTGGTGCCAGGTACACCCCGGCCCTGAACCCCACTGCATGGCACCGCCCTGACCTGGCCGTCTACGGTTGTCTCATGCCAACCAACGGCCCGCGGCGGCGCGCACTCGACTGGGCCGCGGCACACGCGCCCTGGTCGGCCTGGGCGTGGCGCAACACCGCTTTCGTCACCGCCGGGTTACCCCTGGCGCTGCCCGCGGCGGCCGCCCTCTGGCTCGCCCTGTGCGCCCCCTGGAAGACCGGAACCGCCCTCCTGCTGATGCTGCTCGCCAGCGGGGTGCTCACCGCCCTGCAACGCGGCCGCTTCTGGTCGCTCCTCGAACTCGACGTGCCACGCGTCCCGGCGCCCGCGCCCTGGTACACCTGGCGCGGAGTGACCGGCCGGCTGCGTGCGGAGTCGACGTGGCGGCAGTGCGCCTATCACCTGGTGGCTGCGCCCCTGGCCGCCGTCGGAGGTGTCGTGGTGGTCGCCGCCTGGGGCGTGGGACTGGTCTGCACGCTGGTGCTGTCGTGGCTGTGGGCGGTGCCGCTGCGGGCCTCGATGCCCGACTGGTCCCGGCAGTATGTACCGCTCACGGTCCTCGGTGTCCTGCTGCTGCTTCTCACCCCGTGGGTGGCGGCCGCCGTGGTCCGGCTCGACACCGGTGCGGCGGCGGCGCTGCTCGGCCCCAGCCGGGCCGGTGAACTGCGGCGCCGGGTCGAGGACCTGGCCGTCAGCCGGGCCGGAGCCCTCGACGCGGCCGATGCCGAACGCCGGCGCATCGAGCGGGACCTGCACGACGGGGCCCAGCAGCGGCTGGTCTCCCTGGCGATGAACCTGGGGCTCGCCCGCGCCACCCTCACCGATCTGCCGCCGGAGGCGAGGCGGGTCATCGACGAGGCGCACCGCGAGGCCAAGGAGGCCATCGAGGAGCTCAACAACCTGGTGCGCGGCCTGCATCCGGCGGTGCTCGACGACCGGGGACTGGACGCCGCGCTCTCCGGGATCGCCGCCCGCGCCCCGCTGCCCGTGGAGCTGACCGTCGACATGGCCGAGCGGCCCTCGCCCACGGTGGAGGCCGTCGCCTACTTCGTCGTCTCGGAGACGCTCACCAACGTCGCCAAGCACGCGCGGGCCACCCGGGTCGGCGTGCGGTTGCGGCGCCGGGCCGACCGGCTGCGGATCACCGTCCACGACGATGGGACCGGCGGCGCGGATCCGGCGCACGGCACCGGACTGGCCGGCCTGGTCAAACGCGTAGGGTCGGTCGACGGGACCATCGAGATCGACAGCCCCCCGGGGGGCCCGACCCTCATCACCGTGGAGCTGCCGTGCGTGCTGTGA
- a CDS encoding response regulator transcription factor translates to MRAVIAEDSVLLRIGLVKVLEMAGFEVAAETGDAEGLLTAVEEHRPQLALVDVRMPPGFTDEGVRAALLIRRQWPETAVLLLSQYVEERYAADLLSAQAGGIGYLLKQRVADVEEFIDALRRVAGGGTALDPQVVAQLLLRRGGADPLERLTPREREVLALMAEGRSNAGIAGELVVSESAIAKHINSIFSKLDLPHADGAHRRVLAVLRFLDGV, encoded by the coding sequence GTGCGTGCTGTGATCGCCGAGGACTCGGTCCTGCTGCGGATCGGGCTGGTCAAGGTGCTGGAGATGGCCGGGTTCGAGGTGGCCGCCGAAACCGGTGACGCCGAGGGCCTGTTGACCGCGGTCGAGGAACACCGGCCGCAGCTGGCGCTGGTCGACGTCCGGATGCCGCCCGGCTTCACCGACGAGGGGGTACGAGCCGCCCTGCTGATCAGACGGCAGTGGCCCGAGACGGCCGTACTGCTGCTCTCCCAGTATGTCGAGGAGCGCTACGCCGCTGATCTGCTCTCCGCGCAGGCGGGCGGCATCGGCTACCTCCTCAAACAACGCGTTGCCGACGTCGAGGAGTTCATCGACGCGCTGCGCCGGGTGGCGGGCGGCGGTACCGCGCTCGACCCGCAGGTCGTCGCCCAGCTCCTGCTGCGCCGCGGCGGTGCCGACCCGTTGGAGCGGCTCACCCCACGTGAGCGCGAGGTGCTGGCGCTGATGGCGGAAGGCCGGTCGAACGCCGGTATCGCCGGGGAACTCGTGGTGAGCGAGAGCGCGATCGCCAAACACATCAACAGCATCTTCTCCAAGCTCGATCTGCCCCACGCGGACGGCGCCCACCGCCGGGTCCTGGCGGTGCTGCGGTTCCTGGACGGCGTATGA
- a CDS encoding DUF4097 family beta strand repeat-containing protein yields the protein MSLPSRPRHRGLWITVAVISALFVLAPLGSEAYGQFARQTRSTHVTETSERHRIGSVDVEAGSAEVSVGPGRDGGIRIQQRLSWSLSRPPKVERWWVGDRLKIRTACDGTFAMTSMGCRIALDLQVPDGTPVHVVSDSGTVRASGLTGPLDIRTGSGTVKLYAVHGPVTAHAGSGSVTGTVLFSPEMHARADSGTVELDFGAAPRRVTGTVDSGSLTVTVPPGSRYRVRGHAGSGRVHIDDQLQQPASHRSVEVSADSGSVSVGYPGW from the coding sequence ATGAGTCTGCCGTCGCGTCCCCGCCACCGGGGCCTGTGGATCACCGTCGCGGTCATCAGCGCCCTCTTCGTCCTGGCCCCTCTCGGCAGTGAGGCGTACGGGCAGTTCGCCCGCCAGACCCGCTCGACCCACGTGACCGAGACCAGCGAACGGCACCGGATCGGATCCGTCGACGTGGAGGCGGGCAGCGCGGAGGTCAGCGTAGGCCCGGGCCGGGACGGCGGCATCCGCATCCAGCAGCGACTGTCCTGGTCGCTGAGCCGTCCCCCCAAGGTCGAACGGTGGTGGGTCGGCGACCGGTTGAAGATACGCACCGCGTGCGACGGCACGTTCGCCATGACCAGCATGGGCTGCCGGATCGCGCTGGACCTTCAGGTTCCCGACGGCACACCGGTGCACGTGGTGAGCGACTCCGGCACGGTCCGGGCCAGCGGACTCACCGGCCCGCTGGACATCCGCACGGGCTCGGGCACGGTCAAGCTGTACGCGGTCCACGGCCCCGTCACCGCCCACGCCGGCTCGGGGTCCGTGACCGGCACGGTGCTGTTCTCCCCCGAGATGCACGCCCGGGCCGACTCCGGCACGGTGGAACTGGACTTCGGCGCCGCACCCCGCCGGGTCACCGGCACGGTCGACTCCGGTTCCCTGACCGTCACGGTCCCACCGGGTTCCCGCTACCGCGTCCGTGGCCATGCCGGTTCGGGCCGGGTACACATCGACGACCAGCTCCAGCAGCCCGCGTCGCACCGGTCCGTCGAGGTGTCGGCCGACTCGGGGTCGGTGAGCGTGGGGTATCCCGGGTGGTGA